In Pseudonocardia sp. DSM 110487, the sequence AGGGGCGTCGCGGGCAACTCGTCGCGGCGGCGTTCCGGCGGGTCGCTGAGTCGGGCTTCGAGGGGCTGAGGCTGCGGCAGGTGGCCGAGGACGTCGGCATCGATCACTCCACGCTGCACCACCACTTCGCCACGAAGCAGAGCCTCGTCGAGGCGGTCGCCGCGCACACCACGCGGCAGTTCTGGGAGACGGCCCCGCCCGCGCCGGACCGCGCCTCCGCGCTGCGGGCGCACCTGCGCGTTCTGGGGCAGATGATCGTCGAGCGGCCGGACCTGTTCGCCGTCACGGTCGAGCTGGACCTGCGTG encodes:
- a CDS encoding TetR/AcrR family transcriptional regulator, with the translated sequence MVGGEGEGRRGQLVAAAFRRVAESGFEGLRLRQVAEDVGIDHSTLHHHFATKQSLVEAVAAHTTRQFWETAPPAPDRASALRAHLRVLGQMIVERPDLFAVTVELDLRARRDHAVAAAMAEHESGWRDKLVDILTDLVPDPATSAELVIATVKGVRLLPDVAGPVLDLLAAQLTGDGRG